A genomic window from Motacilla alba alba isolate MOTALB_02 chromosome 2, Motacilla_alba_V1.0_pri, whole genome shotgun sequence includes:
- the FH gene encoding fumarate hydratase, mitochondrial, whose amino-acid sequence MHRSLRACRRLGRSAGLLLSRPPPPLPPATPGRWIPAPPRAAMSSQEAFRIEYDTFGELKVPSDKYYGAQTVRSTMNFKIGGVSERMPVQVIRAFGILKRAAAEVNQDYGLDPKIAKAIVQAANEVAEGKLNDHFPLVVWQTGSGTQTNMNVNEVISNRAIEIMGGTLGSKKPVHPNDHVNKSQSSNDTFPTAMHIAAAQEVNEVLLPGLKKLQNALEGKSKEFSQIIKIGRTHTQDAVPLTLGQEFSGYVQQIKYGVARIESTMPRVYQLAAGGTAVGTGLNTRIGFAEKVAAKVAELTGLPFVTAPNKFEALAAHDALVELSGAMNTVACSLMKIANDIRFLGSGPRSGLGELILPENEPGSSIMPGKVNPTQCEAVTMVAAQVMGNHVAVTVGGSNGHFELNVFKPMMIKNVLNSARLLGDVCVSFTDNCVVGIQANTDRINKLMNESLMLVTALNPHIGYDKAAKIAKTAHKEGTTLKEAAIKLGFLTSDQFDQWVKPKDMLGPQ is encoded by the exons tCTTCTCAAGAGGCTTTCAGGATAGAATATGATACCTTTGGTGAACTGAAGGTCCCAAGTGACAAATACTATGGTGCCCAAACTGTAAGATCTACAATGAACTTCAAGATTGGAGGTGTTTCAGAAAGGATGCCA GTTCAAGTCATAAGGGCTTTTGGCATCTTgaagagagcagctgctgaagtaAATCAAGACTATGGTCTCGACCCAAAGATTGCTAAAGCCATTGTACAGGCAGCAAATGAG gtagcagaaggaaaattaaatgatCACTTCCCTTTGGTGGTGTGGCAGACTGGGTCTGGAACTCAAACCAATATGAATGTCAATGAAGTCATCAGCAACAGAGCTATTGAGATAATGGGAGGGACACTGGGAAGCAAAAAGCCAGTGCATCCAAATGATCACGTTAACAAAAGCCAG agttCAAATGACACTTTCCCAACAGCAATGCATattgctgctgcccaggaggttAATGAGGTCTTGTTACCTGGACTAAAGAAGCTACAGAATGCACTGGAAGGGAAATCCAAAGAGTTCTCCCAAATCATTAAAATAGGGCGCACTCACACACAAGATGCTGTTCCACTTACACTTgggcag GAATTTAGTGGCTATGTGCAACAAATTAAATACGGTGTGGCTAGGATTGAATCCACCATGCCAAGAGTATATCAGCTGGCAGCTGGTGGGACTGCAGTCGGCACGGGATTGAACACAAGGATTGGCTTTGCTGAGAAAGTAGCTGCTAAAGTGGCTGAACTGACAG GTTTGCCTTTTGTCACTGCTCCAAATAAGTTTGAAGCTCTTGCAGCTCACGATGCTTTGGTGGAGCTCAGTGGAGCCATGAACACAGTGGCGTGTAGCCTGATGAAAATAGCCAATGACATTCGCTTCCTGGGCTCTGGGCCAcgctctgggctgggagagctcatCCTGCCTGAGAATGAACCAGGGAGCAGCATCATGCCAG GAAAAGTGAACCCTACCCAGTGTGAAGCTGTGACCATGGTGGCAGCCCAAGTTATGGGAAATCATGTTGCTGTTACTGTAGGAGGAAGCAATGGACACTTTGAACTGAATGTCTTTAAGCCCATGATG attaaaaatgttttaaactcTGCAAGACTTCTAGGAGATGTGTGTGTTTCTTTCACTGACAACTGTGTAGTTGGAATCCAGGCCAATACGGATAGGATCAACAAACTGATGAATGAATCTCTGATGTTGGTAACAGCACTGAACCCACATATAG GATATGATAAAGCAGCCAAGATTGCCAAAACAGCACACAAAGAAGGGACAACGTTAAAAGAAGCTGCTATAAAGCTGGGGTTCCTTACATCAGACCAGTTTGATCAGTGGGTGAAGCCTAAAGACATGTTAGGTCCTCAGTaa
- the CHMP5 gene encoding charged multivesicular body protein 5, producing MNRFFGKAKPKEPPPSLTDCIGKVDSRAESIDKKIARLDAELVKYKDQMKKMREGPAKNTVKQKALRVLKQKRMYEQQRDNLSQQSFNMEQANYTIQALKDTKTTVDAMKLGVKEMKKAYKQVKIDQIEDIQDQLEDMMEEANEVQEALSRSYGTPEIDEDDLEAELDALGDELLADEDNSYLDEAASAPAIPEVTPTDTKNKDGVLVDEFGLPKIPAT from the exons ATGAACCGCTTCTTCGGCAAGGCGAAGCCGAAGGAGCCCCCGCCCAGCCTCACCGACTGCATCGGGAAG GTGGATAGCAGAGCTGAGTCAATTGACAAGAAAATTGCTAGGCTTGATGCAGAACTAGTGAAGTATAAGgatcaaatgaagaaaatgagagaggGACCTGCAAAG AATACAGTAAAGCAGAAAGCATTGAGAGTGTTAAAGCAGAAGCGAAT gtatGAACAACAGAGGGATAATCTGTCACAGCAGTCTTTTAATATGGAACAAGCTAATTACACTATTCAGGCACTGAAGGATACAAAGACAACG GTGGATGCAATGAAACTGGGGgtgaaggaaatgaagaaagcTTACAAGCAAGTGAAGATTGATCAAATTGAG GACATCCAAGATCAATTGGAAGATATGATGGAAGAGGCCAATGAAGTCCAGGAGGCACTGAGTCGTAGCTATGGAACACCAGAGATTGATGAAGATGATTTGGAAGCAG AACTGGATGCGTTAGGTGATGAGCTTTTAGCTGATGAAGACAATTCTTACTTAGATGAAGCTGCATCCGCTCCAGCAATCCCAGAGGTCACTCCTACAGACACCAAAAACAAA GATGGCGTATTGGTGGATGAATTTGGGTTGCCAAAGATCCCTgcaacataa